In Spiroplasma clarkii, the DNA window GAGCTTTTAATTCTGTTTATAAAAATTGAGATGCTTCAAACATGCGTGAACTTGCCAAAGAATATTTAGCAAAATTTAAAGATGGTTCACGTGATGATTTAATTAATTTGAAAAAAAGAAACAAGTCAAACATGTTATGTTTCCCATTTGGTTCAGACCAAAGTCCAGTCATTGAATGGCTACCAATTTTTATAAAATATTTAAATGAACTTGATGATGAAAATGAATGGATCTTAAGTTATTATGATAATTTTATTGCTGACTTAATAAAAAATTATGATGCAGAAATTAATGAAATTCAAGGTGAATTAAAATATGGTAAATATTCAAGAACTCACCGAACAATTGGTTCATCAAGATATGATATAAAAAGTTTAAACAAACATGCTGAAAATCTTTTATATAATGTTGCTGAACCTTTAGGAATTTTATACCACCAGTTTACAGGCAAATACCCAACAAAAATTTATCAAAAAGCATTGAGATTACTGCTAGAATCACATGCCCATGACAGCCTTGGAGGTAGTTGTACCGATGAGGCTAATGGAGAAGTTTTAAATAGAATTAAAAAAGCAATCTTCATGTTAGAATCTCAAAACACTTTAATTAAAAAGAGAATTGTAGAATACCTTAATTTAGAAAAAAATGATCTATTAATTTTTAACTTGTTACCTTATGAGAGAAATGTTTCAACAAAAATAAAAGTTGTTACAAAGTCAAAAGTTTTTAAAATAATGTCTGGAGCTAAAGAACTTGATTATGCTTTAGTCGACAGTGATTATTTTGACAGAAGTAATTTTATCATCTCAACTGATTCTCAAATTAAAAATGATGCATCAGAAAAAGGATTTTATGTTCACAATGTAAATCTAAACTCAGTGATAATTCCTGGAGTTAGCTATAAAATTTTACAAGTAGTTGAAGATGAAGAAAAACCATTTAAAAATATTTTAAGAAAAAAACATGTTACAAATTCAATTAGTAATAGTTTTTATGATGTAAAGTTTATCAATAATGTTTTTGAAATTACTGATAAAAGTAAAAATAAAAAATATGATTTGTATTTAGAAGCAACTCAAGATGCTGGTGACACTTATGACTTTTCACCAAAAATTGGTGCTCAAGAAATTATGGCACCCAAGTCAGCAAAATGTCTTACTGAAAGTGATACTCAAGTTTCAAAACTTGTAACTTCATTACAATATAGCGTTAATGAAGATTTAAATTCAAAAGTAAAAATCACTCAAGCAGTTAAAGTGACAATCGCAATAATTAATGAAACTATTAATTTTAAAATTAATATGAAAAATGAAGCCAAAGACATTCGTTGAAGATTTGTTTTAAATACAAATCAAAGCAATAAAACTTCATTTGCAGATCAAGCTTTGTCACTGATTGAAAGACCAGTTTTTGAAACTGAAAAAATGCAAATTTGAGAAGCAGAGAAATGAAAAGACATGCCAGTTGCAATTGAAAACTTTTCAAAATTTGTTTATGTAAAAACTGATAACAACAAAATTATTGGAGTTAAAAGTAATGACTTAAATGAATATGAATTAATTGGTGAGAAATTTGATAAACTTGCTCTAACATTGTTTAGGGGGGTATCATTAATTGGGCGCAGAGATCTCTTGTTTAGACCTGGTCGAGCTAGTGGGATTAATGATTACCCACATGCAACACCAGAAAGTAATTTAAATAAAGAACTAAAATTTGAATTTGATTTATTGTTAAATAAAGATTTTGATGCTAACCAAATTTATGATTCACTATCATATGCAGATTTTTATCAAAATCAAAATATTTCAGATTACTTATGAATTGGACAAACTTTTTGAAGAGCAAAAGTTGCTTGCAAAAATAACCAACCAGCACCACTAAATATCTTTAAAAATGTTCCAACTGGAGTTGTTGTTTCTGCATTGAAACTTTCATATGATGAAAAACACATAATTTGCAGGATTGCAAATTTAAGTGAAAATGATTTTAACTTAAAAAATCATCTAAATGATTATGAGTTATTTGAAACTAATGCTCTTGAAAAAGAACAAAGTCAAGTAACTGAGATCTTAAAGAAAAATGAAATTAAAACACTAATAGTTAAATTAAAATAGACCTTCAGGGGTCTATTTTTTTTACAACACCAAATGTGGGAATATCATTCTCCAAAAATTTTTGACTTTACGGTAAAAAATTATAAAATTTTATTGAGGGTAAAACCCCAAAAATAGAAAAT includes these proteins:
- a CDS encoding glycosyl hydrolase-related protein — its product is MSSKKLKIYFVPHTHWDKEWYFTKEASSVFLVDNIAKLKEIADNSDSFSHHIYDSQLSIVDDYLEFYPEDYKHIKRLITEKKLIVGPWYSQPDMFSTSGESLIRNLSYGKHFAKELGFTAKQAYTPDSFGFNSNLPQILKHNDCDAIIQWRGVDDSHIGADVFNKWTGIDGSQVYLYNLFKYGYGLTYWAFNSVYKNWDASNMRELAKEYLAKFKDGSRDDLINLKKRNKSNMLCFPFGSDQSPVIEWLPIFIKYLNELDDENEWILSYYDNFIADLIKNYDAEINEIQGELKYGKYSRTHRTIGSSRYDIKSLNKHAENLLYNVAEPLGILYHQFTGKYPTKIYQKALRLLLESHAHDSLGGSCTDEANGEVLNRIKKAIFMLESQNTLIKKRIVEYLNLEKNDLLIFNLLPYERNVSTKIKVVTKSKVFKIMSGAKELDYALVDSDYFDRSNFIISTDSQIKNDASEKGFYVHNVNLNSVIIPGVSYKILQVVEDEEKPFKNILRKKHVTNSISNSFYDVKFINNVFEITDKSKNKKYDLYLEATQDAGDTYDFSPKIGAQEIMAPKSAKCLTESDTQVSKLVTSLQYSVNEDLNSKVKITQAVKVTIAIINETINFKINMKNEAKDIRWRFVLNTNQSNKTSFADQALSLIERPVFETEKMQIWEAEKWKDMPVAIENFSKFVYVKTDNNKIIGVKSNDLNEYELIGEKFDKLALTLFRGVSLIGRRDLLFRPGRASGINDYPHATPESNLNKELKFEFDLLLNKDFDANQIYDSLSYADFYQNQNISDYLWIGQTFWRAKVACKNNQPAPLNIFKNVPTGVVVSALKLSYDEKHIICRIANLSENDFNLKNHLNDYELFETNALEKEQSQVTEILKKNEIKTLIVKLK